The sequence CCACCCCCGACACCGACGTCACCGAGGCCGCCATGCGCCGCGCCCGGCTGACCGTCCACGTCTCCACCAAACTCAACCGCTCGCATGTGATCACCGGCGCCCGCGCCCTGATCCTGCCCACCCTGGGACGCACCGAGCGGGACCGGCAGGGCGGCACCGACCAGTTCGTGACCGTCGAGGACTCCATGGGCATGGTGCACGCCTCCCGCGGCCGCCTGGAGCCCGCAAGCCCCCGCCTGCTGTCCGAGACCGCGATCATCGCCCGGCTGGCGCGCCGGGTGCTGGGCGCGGCCAGCGCGACGCCCTGGGAGGAGTTCGAGAAGGACTACGCCGCCATCCGCGACCGCATCGCCCGCGTCGTGCCCGGCTTCGAGGACTTCAACGCCAAGGTCGCCCGCCCCGGAGGCTTCACACTGCCGCACGCCCCCCGGGACGCCCGCCGCTTCCCCACCGCCACCGGGAAGGCCAACTTCACCGCCGCCCCGGTGGAGTACCCCACCGCCCCCGAAGGACGGCTGCTGCTCCAGACGCTGCGCTCGCACGACCAGTACAACACCACCATCTACGGCCTCGACGACCGCTACCGGGGCATCAAGAACGGCCGCCGGGTCGTGCTGGTGCACCCCGACGACGCCCGCGCCCTGGGCCTGGCCGACGGGGCCTACGCCGACCTGGTCAGCGAATGGACGGACGGCAGCGAACGGCGGGCGCCCGGCTTCCGGGTGGTGCACTACCCCACCGCCCGCGGCTGCGCGGCCGCCTACTACCCCGAGACCAACGTCCTCATCCCCCTCGACCACACCGCCGACACCAGCAACACCCCCGCGGCCAAATCCGTGGTGGTCCGCCTGGAGCCGACACCGGCGCACTGACACGGGCGAGCCGACGGAGGCCAGCCGAACACGGGCCGCGGGCGGAGGGGCGGAAATACCGACCCCGCACTGAGCGCTTGCTCAGTGGCCTGATAGGAACGGGCAGGGATCGACGACGATCACGCGCGAGCGAACGGAGACACAGGCCATGGGTGAGCAGAGCACGACCAGGTTTCCGCAGGAAATCCTCGACCAGTGGGCCGGCCTCGGCCTCGACCTGCCCGCCCTGTTCTCCGCCGGGCACCTCGGCGAGCGGATGAGCGTGCGGGTCACCGAGGCCGCACCGGACCGCGTCGTCGGCACCATGCCCGTCGAGGGCAACACCCAGCCCTACGGACTCCTGCACGGCGGCGCCTCCGCCGTCCTGGCCGAAACCCTCGGCTCCGTCGGCTCCATGCTGCACGGCGGCCCCACCAAAATCGCCGTCGGCGTCGACCTCAACTGCACCCACCACCGCGGCACCCGCTCCGGCCTGGTCACCGGCGTCGCCACCCCCGTCCACCGCGGCCGCTCCACCGCCACCTACGAAATCGTCATCACCGACGAGCACGACAAGCGGGTCTGCACCGCCCGCCTGACCTGCCTGCTGCGCGACGTGGACGCCGACGTCTACCGCAGCTGACCCCCGTCCCACGGCGGCCCCGCACCCGGCACCGGGAGCAGGGCCGCCGTTCGCATTTCCGTAACGCTGCGTAACGTGTACGAAATCCCGCGCCGCGCCCACGCCCCGCGCCCCGCACGGCCGTCGACGCCCCCACGCCCGCCGCCTCCGATAACCGGACACGGTACCGACACCCCCGTCCAGTTTTCCCCGCGGAAGTGCGAGTTCGTCCTCCGCACCGCGTCCGCCCTGCGGGTGTAAGGACCATGAGCGCAAAACGCTCATCGAAGGTCATAACAAGAGCGTCACATCCTGCTCAGCGCCTCTGCCGGGCCGACGAGAGGCGCTCTAGAGTTCACCGCCAGTCACCACGCCGCCAGGCGCACCGCGAGCACGGACCCGTACCTCCCCGTACCCCCGTACGAACCGGCGGCGAATCGGCCATGCGACAGCCGTGGCCGCGCCAGGGAAAGGACTGATCGTGCGTCACCGTTCCTTGCTTCTCATCACCACCGCACTCGCCACCGGAGCCCTCACCCTCACCGCATGCGGCACCCGGGGCGACAACAAGAGCGGCGACGGCTCGAAGACCACCGTCGTCATCGGCCTCGACGCCCCCACCACCGGCGAACTCTCCGCACTGGGCCTGGGCATCCGCAACTCCGCCCAGCTCGCCCTCGACACCGCCAACAAAACCGGCGAGGTCAAGGGCGTCACCTTCAAACTCGAAGCCCTCGACGACAAGGCCCTGCCCAACGTCGGCCAGCAGAACGCCACCAAACTCGCCGGCGACAAGAACGTCCTCGGCATCGTCGGCCCCCTCAACTCCGGCGTCGCCCAGTCCATGCAGCAGGTCTCCAAACAGAACAACGTCACCCTCATATCCCCGGCGAACACCACCCCCGACCTCACCCAGGGCCCCGGCTGGCGCAAGAACAACCGCGTCCGCCAGTTCCCCACCTACTTCCGCACCGCCACCACCGACGAGGTGCAGGGCGCCTTCGACGGCCAGTACGCCTGGGAGAAGATCAAGGCCAAGAAGGTCTACGTCATCGACGACCAGAAGACCTACGGCGTCGGACTGGCCTCCTCCTTCAAGGACCAGTTCACCAAGCTCGGCGGCAAGATCGCCGGCACCGAGCACATCAGCCCCGACGACCGCGACTTCAAGGCCGTGGTCTCCAAGGTCCAGTCCAAGAGCCCCGACCTGGTCTTCTACGGCGGCGAATACCCCGCCTCCGGACCCCTCAGCCAGCAGCTCAAGGACGGCGGCGTCACCGTCCCCCTCATGGGCGGCGACGGCATGTACAGCGGCGACTACATCAAACTCAACAAGAAGGCACAGGGCGACTACGCCTCCTCCGTCGGCAAGCCCGTCGAACAGCTCGCCTCCGCAAAGAAGTTCATCGCCGACTACAAGGCCGCCGGCTTCAAGGAAGCCTACGAGGCCTACGGCGGCTCCACCTACGACGCCACCTGGGCCCTGATCCAGGCCGTCAAGAAGGTCGTCGCCGACAACGGCGGCAAACTCCCCGACGACGCCCGCGCCAAAGTCGTCCAGGCCATGAACACCGTCACCTTCGACGGCGTCACCGGCAAGGTCGCCTTCGACAAGTACGGCGACACCACCAACACCATGATCACCGCATATCAGGTCGACAAGGGCGCCTGGAAGTCCCGCTTCAGCGCCGAATTCAAGAAGTTCGACAAGAGCTGACCGGCCGGCCGACCGCACCGCGCCAGGGCACCACACCCCCTGGCGCGGCCCGCGGCACACGGCGTACCGGCACCCGGCACGCCGGCCCCCTCCCTTCCACCCAACGGAGGCCTGCGGTGAACGAACTGCCGCAACAGCTGGCCAACGGACTCATCCTCGGCGCGATGTACGGACTCATCGCGATCGGCTACACGATGGTCTACGGCATCGTCCAGCTCATCAACTTCGCCCACGGCGAGATCTTCATGGTCGGCGGCTTCGGCGCACTCAGCGTCTACCTGGCCCTCCCCTCCGGCACCTCCCTCGCCCTCGCCCTGCCCGTCATGCTCCTCGGCGGCATCGCGGTATCCGTCCTCGTCGGCGTCGCCGCCGAACGCTTCGCCTACCGCCCCCTGCGCGGCGCCCCCCGCCTCGCCCCCCTCATCACCGCCATCGGCCTGTCCATCGCCCTCCAGCAAGCCATCTGGAAGTGGTACCCCGACGGCAAACAGGCCCGCGTCTTCCCCCAGTTCAAAGGCCCCGCCCTCGACATCCTGGGCGCCACCGTCCAACGCGGCGACCTGTTCGTCCTCGTCTCCGCCCCCCTGTGCATGCTCGCCCTCGGCTTCTTCGTCTCCAAAACCCGCAGCGGCCGCGCCATGCAGGCCACCGCCCAGGACCCCGACACCGCCCGCCTCATGGGCATCAACACCGACCGCATCATCGTCCTCGCCTTCGCCATCGGCGCCGCCTTCGCCGGCGTCGCCGCCGTCGCCTACGGACTGCGCACCGGCGAAGTGCAATTCCGCATGGGCTTCATCATGGGCCTCAAAGCCTTCACCGCCGCCGTCCTCGGCGGCATCGGCAACATCTACGGCGCCATGCTCGGCGGCCTCGTCCTCGGCGTCGCCGAAGCCCTCGCCACCGCCTACGTCGAAGAAATCCCCGGAATGCAGCAGTTCGGCGGCGGAGCCTGGAAGGACGTCTGGGCCTTCGTCCTCCTCATCCTCGTACTCCTCCTGCGGCCCCAGGGCCTACTGGGCGAACGCGTCGCGGATCGGGCGTGATAGCGATGACCACCCACACCACCACAGCCACCCCCCGCGCACCGCTCCCCCTGCCCGAACGCACCGCCCGCCTCACCACCGCCGCCGGCGCCCTCGCCACCGCCCTCAGCACCGCCCTCGCCTGGACCTGGAGCAGCGACTTCCCCGGCGACCTCACCTACTACTTCTCCCCCGCCGGCCTCCAGCTCGTCACCCTCGCCGGCGGCCTGCTCACCCTCCTCCTCGCCGCCTCCGGACTCGGCCTGCGCGGACTGCGGTGGCTCACCCCCGGCGGCCGCAACGCCCCCGTCCTCCTCGCCGCACTCGCCACCTTCGCCGCCACCTGGTTCACCCTCGGCGCCATCGCCGTCCAGCTCGGCGGCCTGGTCAACCTCGAACCCGGCGGCGCCGTCGCGGGCCTCGCCGCCCTCCTCACCCTCCTCGGCGCCCTCGGCCTGCCCCCCGACCGCACCGACGGCCCACCCCCCACCAACCCCTGGCAACGCCTCACCGCCGCCCTGGCCGCCACCCCCGTACGCCGCCGCACCCGCGAACTCCCCTCCTGGGCCGAGATCCTGATCATCGCCGCCGCCTTCGCCGCCGGGCTGATCACCTTCACCTACGGCATCGACACCGACGACGGCGCCCCCTTCGTCGGCTACCTCCTCTTCATGGTCCTCGCCGTCCCCGCCCTCCACCGCGCCGGCCTGATCGCCCGCCTGACCCAACTCACCCACACCCACCGCGGCATCGCCCTCACCGCGGCCTTCCTCGCCGCCGCACTCTTCCCGTTCACCCAGGACACCGACCAGTACACGATCATCGGCGCCAACATCCTCATCTTCGCGACCGTCGCCCTCGGCCTGAACGTCGTCGTCGGCCTCGCCGGCCTCCTCGACCTCGGATACGTGGCCTTCCTCGGCGTCGGCGCCTACGCCGCCGCCCTGGTCTCCGGCTCCCCCGAATCCGCCCTCGGCCTCCACTTCCCCTTCTGGGCCGCCCTGCTCACCGGCGCCGCCGCCTCCCTCGTCTTCGGCGTCCTCATCGGCGCCCCCACCCTCCGACTACGCGGCGACTACCTGGCCATCGTCACCCTCGGCTTCGGCGAGATCTTCCGCATCGCCATGCTCAACCTCAACGGCACCACCGGCCCCGACATCACCAATGGCGCCATGGGCATCCCCAACATCCCCAACCTCGAAATCTTCGGCTTCAACTTCGGCGAACCACACCACATCCTCGGCATCCCCGTCGCCACCTACGGCAACTACTACCTGCTGATGATCCTGGTCACCGCCTTCGTCGTCCTCGTCTTCCGCCGCGCCGCCGCCTCCCGCATCGGCCGCGCCTGGATCGCCATCCGCGAGGACGAAACCGCCGCCGTCGCCATGGGCATCAACTCCTTCCGCCTCCGCCTCCTCGCCTTCGCCCTCGGCGCCTCCCTGGCCGGACTCGCCGGAACCGTCCATGCACACGTAGTAACGACCGCCACCCCCGAGCAATTCCAGTTCGCCGGCCCCCAGCCCCCCAACTCCGCCTTCCTCCTCGCCGCCGTCATCCTCGGCGGCATGGGCACCCTCAGCGGACCCCTCGTCGGCGCGGCCCTGCTCTTCCTCATCCCCGCCAAACTCGACTTCCTCCAGGACTACCAACTGCTCCTGTTCGGCATCGCCCTCGTCCTGCTGATGCGCTTCCGCCCCGAGGGACTCATCCCCGACCGCCGCAAACAGCTCGAATTCCACGAAACGGGCCAGCTCGACGTCCCCGACCAACGCCTCCCCGACACCGACGCCACCCTCGGCGTCACCCAGGCAAAGGCGTGACCGCCATGACCACACCCACCATGCCCACCGCCGGCGCCGCCGTCCTCGAAGCCCGCGGCGTCACCATGCGCTTCGGCGGCCTCACCGCCGTACGCGACGTCGACCTCACCGTCGGCCCCGGCGAAATCGTCGGCCTCATCGGCCCCAACGGCGCCGGCAAAACCACCTTCTTCAACTGCCTCACCGGCCTCTACGTCCCCACCGAAGGCAGCGTCAGCTACCAGGGCACCCGCCTGTCCCGCAAACCCCACCTCGTCACCCAGGCCGGCGTCGCCCGCACCTTCCAGAACATCCGCCTCTTCGCCAACATGACCGTCCTCGAAAACGTCCTCGTAGGACGCCACACCCGCACCAAAGAAGGACTCTGGTCCGCCCTCCTCCGCGGCCCCGGCTTCAAAAAAGCCGAACGCGCCTCCGAGCAACGCGCCATGGAACTCCTGGAGTTCACCGGCCTCGCCCACAAACGCGACCACCTCGCCCGCAACCTCCCCTACGGCGAACAACGCAAGCTCGAAATCGCCCGCGCCCTCGCCAGCGACCCCGGCCTCCTCCTCCTGGACGAACCCACCGCCGGCATGAACCCCCAGGAAACCCGCGCCACCCAGGACCTCGTCCTCGCCATCCGCGACCAGGGCACCGCCGTCCTCGTCATCGAGCACGACATGCGCTTCATCTTCAACCTCTGCGACCGCGTCGCCGTCCTCGTCCAGGGCCAGAAACTCACCGAGGGCACGGCGGAGGTCGTCCAGGCCGACGAACGGGTGGTGGCCGCCTACCTGGGCACACCCGTCGGGGACGAGGCCGGCAACGGGGACCGGGCCGCCGCCGGGGACCGGCCTGCCGACGCGGAGACGGTCGAGGCCGGGACCGCCGACTCGGAGACCACCGGCACCGCCGCGACCGCCGACGCGGAGACCACCGGCACCCGAGAGGCCACCGAGGAGACCCCGGACACCGCACAGACCGGAGACACCCCATGACCGCACTGCTCGAAGTCGAGGACCTCCGCGTCGCCTACGGAAAAATCGAAGCCGTCAAGGGCATCTCCTTCACCGTCGAAGCAGGCCAGGCCGTCACCCTCATCGGCACCAACGGCGCCGGAAAAACCACCACCCTGCGCACCCTCTCCGGCCTGCTCAAGCCCCTCGCCGGAAAAATCACCTTCGACGGAGAACCCCTCAACGGCGTCCCCGCCCACAAAATCGTCGAACGCGGCCTGGCCCACTCCCCCGAAGGCCGCCGCCTCTTCCCCCGCCTCACCATCGCGGAAAACCTCCAGCTGGGAGCCTTCCTCCGCAAGGACACCGCCGGAATCGACGCCGACATCCACCGCGTCTACGACCTGTTCCCCATCCTCGGCGAACGCCGCAAACAAGCCTCCGGCACCCTCTCCGGCGGCGAACAGCAAATGCTCGCCATGGGACGGGCCTTGATGTCCCGCCCCAAACTCCTGATGCTCGACGAACCCTCCATGGGCCTCTCCCCCATCATGATGCAAAAGATCATGGAGACCATCCGCGAACTCCGCTCCCAAGGCACCACCATCCTCCTCGTGGAACAGAACGCCCAGGCCGCGCTCTCCCTCGCCGACCAGGGCCACGTCATGGAAATCGGCCGCATCGTCCTCTCCGGCAGCGGCCACCGATTGCTGCACGACGAATCCGTCCGCAAGGCGTACCTCGGCGAGGACTGACCCCCGACCACCCGCCCCGACCCATACGAAGCGGCCCCGCACCGATCACCACCGGTACGGGGCCGCTCGCATGCACGGCGCGTGGGCCTAATCCTTGTCCTGCTTCTTCTGCTTCTTCTCTTCCGCGTCCTCGATGACCGCCTCGGCGACCTGCTGCATCGACAGCCGCCGGTCCATCGACGTCTTCTGGATCCACCGGAAGGCGGCGGGCTCCGTCAGGCCGTACTGCGTCTGGAGAATGCTCTTCGCCCGGTCCACCAGCTTGCGCGTCTCCAGCCGCTGGGTGAGGTCGGCGACCTCCTTCTCCAGCGTCTTCAGCTCCGTGAACCGGCTCACGGCCATCTCGATCGCCGGCACGACATCGCTCTTGGAGAACGGCTTGACGAGATACGCCATCGCACCGGCGTCCCGGGCCCGCTCCACCAGCTCGCGCTGCGAGAAGGCGGTCAGCATCAGCACCGGGGCGATGCTCTCCTCGGCGATCTTCTCCGCCGCCGAGATACCGTCGAGGACCGGCATCTTCACGTCAAGGATGACCAGATCGGGCCGGTGCTCCCGGGCCAGCTCGACGGCCGTCTGGCCGTCCCCGGCCTCGCCCACGACGCTGTAGCCCTCTTCTTCGAGCATCTCTTTGAGGTCGAGACGGATGAGGGCCTCGTCCTCGGCGATCACGACGCGGGTGGTCAGCGGCGGGACGTGCGACTGATCGTCTTCGGCGACGGGCGGCTCGGGCTCGGCGGCGCTCACGGGTCTCCTCTTGCTGGCAGGTGGTGCCCCATGAGCCTACCTAGCTCCTGTAAGGTGGTCTCACAGCAGGTAGGCAGTAGCCTTTGATTCCGCTGGCCCCGGTAGCCCAATTGGCATGAGGCAATGGATTCAAAACCCATACAGTGTCGGTTCGAGTCCGACCCGGGGCACTTTACCTTCGATTCCAAGGTCGCCTGAGAATCGAAGAGATTCGCTCATTAAGGCGAACGTTAGCCGTACGGTCTCCGATTGGCCGTCATCGCGCCAAGCTCGCGACCATGAACTTCCATCGCACAGAAGTGCGCCATAGGGCTGTCGCCCGCCTCCGCGCAGGGGCGAAGAACGCAGACGTAGCTCGGGAATTCGACATCCCACTCGGCACCATCAGCTACTGGCGGCACATGGACCGCGCCAAACGCGGAGAGTGTCCGGGCGCCCACGACCCGAAATGCCCACGATGTGACGGCCGCGAGCTCGACTCGGCGGCGTACTCCTACCTGCTGGCCCTCTACCTCGGCGACGGCCACATCATCCAGTACTCGGCCCATCGCGTACCAAGTCTCATGATCACGTGTGACGACGCCTGGCCAGGGCTCATGAACGCCTGCGAGACCGCCATGCGCAAGGTCTTCCCCGACAACTCGGTATGCCGGGTACGCAAGACCGGCTGCCACAACGTGAAGGTCTACTCGAAGCACTTATGGTGCATGTTCCCTCAGCACGGCGAGGGCAAGAAGCACGAGCGGTCGCTCGTCTTGGAACCCTGGCAGCAACAGATCGTGGACGCCCACCCCTGGCAATTCATCCGCGGCCTCATCCACTCCGACGGCTGCCGGATCACCAACTGGACCACGCGGAGGGTTGGCGGGGAGCGCAAGCGCTACGAGTACCCGCGCTACTTCTTCACCAATACGTCCACCGACATCATCCAGCTTTGCACCGACACCCTCGACCGGGTCGGCGTCGAGTGGAAGCCTGCGCGCCAAAAATCCCGTAAAGCGGAGAACATCTCCGTAGCCCGCAAAGCCTCCGTAGCCCTCATGGATCAACACATCGGGCCGAAGTACTGACAGGGACGGCAGTCAGTTCCTCGGCCCAGCGGGTTCAGGTGCGGTGCGGGTGGGGCTACTTCGGGGACTCGTCCTCGCCGATGCGGTGGACGCGGACGAGGTTGGTGGAGCCGGGGACGCCGGGCGGGGAGCCGGCGGTGATGATGACGACGTCGCCCTTCTGGCAGCGGCCGATCTTCAGGAGCTGCTCGTCGACCTGGGCGACCATCTCGTCGGTGGAGTCGACGGTCGGGCCGAGGAAGGTTTCCACGCCCCAGGTGAGGTTGAGCTGGGAGCGGGTGGCGGTGTCGGGGGTGAAGGCGAGCAGGGGGATCGGGGAGCGGTAGCGGGAGAGGCGGCGGACGGTGTCGCCGGACTGGGTGAAGGCGACGAGGAACTTGGCGCCGAGGAAGTCGCCCATGTCGGCGGCGGCGCGGGCGACGGCGCCGCCCTGGGTGCGGGGTTTGCTGGTGACGGTCAGCGGCGGCAGGCCCTTGGCGAGGATGTCCTCCTCGGCGGCTTCGACGATGCGGCTCATCGTTTTGACCGTTTCAGTGGGGTGTTTGCCGACGCTGGTCTCGCCGGAGAGCATGACGGCGTCGGTGCCGTCGATGACGGCGTTGGCGACGTCGGATGCCTCGGCGCGGGTGGGCCGGGAGTTGTCGATCATCGAGTCGAGCATCTGGGTGGCGACGATGACCGGTTTGGCGTTGCGCTTGGCGAGTTTGATGGCGCGCTTTTGGACGATCGGGACGGTTTCCAGGGGCATTTCGACGCCGAGGTCGCCGCGGGCGACCATGATGCCGTCGAAGGCGGCGACGATGTCGTCGATGTTGTCGACGGCCTGGGGTTTTTCCACCTTGGCGATGACGGGGAGGAAGCGGTCTTCCTCGCGCATGATCCGGTGGACGTCCTCGATGTCGCGGCCGCTGCGGACGAAGGAGAGGGCGATGATGTCGGCGCCGGTGCGCAGGGCCCAGCGGAGGTCGCGTTCGTCCTTGTCGGAGAGGGCGGGGACGGAGACGGCGACGCCGGGGAGGTTGAGGCCCTTGTGGTCGGAGACCATGCCGCCTTCGATGACCTTGGTGCGGACGCGGGGTCCGTCGACGCCGGTGACTTCGAGGGTGACGCGGCCGTCGTCGACGAGGATGCGTTCGCCGGGGGTGACGTCGTCGGCGAGGCCGGCGTAGGTGGTGCCGCAGAGGTGGCGGTCGCCTTCTACGGACGGTTCGACGGTGATGGTGAACTCGTCGTCGCGTTCGAGAAGTACGGGTCCTTCGCGGAATCGGCCGAGGCGGATCTTCGGGCCTTGAAGGTCGGCGAGGATGCCGACGCTGCGGCGGGTTTCGTCGGAGGCTTTGCGTACGT is a genomic window of Streptomyces gilvosporeus containing:
- a CDS encoding branched-chain amino acid ABC transporter permease produces the protein MTTHTTTATPRAPLPLPERTARLTTAAGALATALSTALAWTWSSDFPGDLTYYFSPAGLQLVTLAGGLLTLLLAASGLGLRGLRWLTPGGRNAPVLLAALATFAATWFTLGAIAVQLGGLVNLEPGGAVAGLAALLTLLGALGLPPDRTDGPPPTNPWQRLTAALAATPVRRRTRELPSWAEILIIAAAFAAGLITFTYGIDTDDGAPFVGYLLFMVLAVPALHRAGLIARLTQLTHTHRGIALTAAFLAAALFPFTQDTDQYTIIGANILIFATVALGLNVVVGLAGLLDLGYVAFLGVGAYAAALVSGSPESALGLHFPFWAALLTGAAASLVFGVLIGAPTLRLRGDYLAIVTLGFGEIFRIAMLNLNGTTGPDITNGAMGIPNIPNLEIFGFNFGEPHHILGIPVATYGNYYLLMILVTAFVVLVFRRAAASRIGRAWIAIREDETAAVAMGINSFRLRLLAFALGASLAGLAGTVHAHVVTTATPEQFQFAGPQPPNSAFLLAAVILGGMGTLSGPLVGAALLFLIPAKLDFLQDYQLLLFGIALVLLMRFRPEGLIPDRRKQLEFHETGQLDVPDQRLPDTDATLGVTQAKA
- a CDS encoding ABC transporter ATP-binding protein, coding for MTTPTMPTAGAAVLEARGVTMRFGGLTAVRDVDLTVGPGEIVGLIGPNGAGKTTFFNCLTGLYVPTEGSVSYQGTRLSRKPHLVTQAGVARTFQNIRLFANMTVLENVLVGRHTRTKEGLWSALLRGPGFKKAERASEQRAMELLEFTGLAHKRDHLARNLPYGEQRKLEIARALASDPGLLLLDEPTAGMNPQETRATQDLVLAIRDQGTAVLVIEHDMRFIFNLCDRVAVLVQGQKLTEGTAEVVQADERVVAAYLGTPVGDEAGNGDRAAAGDRPADAETVEAGTADSETTGTAATADAETTGTREATEETPDTAQTGDTP
- a CDS encoding PaaI family thioesterase; protein product: MGEQSTTRFPQEILDQWAGLGLDLPALFSAGHLGERMSVRVTEAAPDRVVGTMPVEGNTQPYGLLHGGASAVLAETLGSVGSMLHGGPTKIAVGVDLNCTHHRGTRSGLVTGVATPVHRGRSTATYEIVITDEHDKRVCTARLTCLLRDVDADVYRS
- a CDS encoding ANTAR domain-containing response regulator, yielding MSAAEPEPPVAEDDQSHVPPLTTRVVIAEDEALIRLDLKEMLEEEGYSVVGEAGDGQTAVELAREHRPDLVILDVKMPVLDGISAAEKIAEESIAPVLMLTAFSQRELVERARDAGAMAYLVKPFSKSDVVPAIEMAVSRFTELKTLEKEVADLTQRLETRKLVDRAKSILQTQYGLTEPAAFRWIQKTSMDRRLSMQQVAEAVIEDAEEKKQKKQDKD
- the pyk gene encoding pyruvate kinase — translated: MRRAKIVCTLGPATDSYEQIKALVDAGMDIARFNLSHGTYADHEARYAHVRKASDETRRSVGILADLQGPKIRLGRFREGPVLLERDDEFTITVEPSVEGDRHLCGTTYAGLADDVTPGERILVDDGRVTLEVTGVDGPRVRTKVIEGGMVSDHKGLNLPGVAVSVPALSDKDERDLRWALRTGADIIALSFVRSGRDIEDVHRIMREEDRFLPVIAKVEKPQAVDNIDDIVAAFDGIMVARGDLGVEMPLETVPIVQKRAIKLAKRNAKPVIVATQMLDSMIDNSRPTRAEASDVANAVIDGTDAVMLSGETSVGKHPTETVKTMSRIVEAAEEDILAKGLPPLTVTSKPRTQGGAVARAAADMGDFLGAKFLVAFTQSGDTVRRLSRYRSPIPLLAFTPDTATRSQLNLTWGVETFLGPTVDSTDEMVAQVDEQLLKIGRCQKGDVVIITAGSPPGVPGSTNLVRVHRIGEDESPK
- a CDS encoding branched-chain amino acid ABC transporter permease, which codes for MNELPQQLANGLILGAMYGLIAIGYTMVYGIVQLINFAHGEIFMVGGFGALSVYLALPSGTSLALALPVMLLGGIAVSVLVGVAAERFAYRPLRGAPRLAPLITAIGLSIALQQAIWKWYPDGKQARVFPQFKGPALDILGATVQRGDLFVLVSAPLCMLALGFFVSKTRSGRAMQATAQDPDTARLMGINTDRIIVLAFAIGAAFAGVAAVAYGLRTGEVQFRMGFIMGLKAFTAAVLGGIGNIYGAMLGGLVLGVAEALATAYVEEIPGMQQFGGGAWKDVWAFVLLILVLLLRPQGLLGERVADRA
- a CDS encoding branched-chain amino acid ABC transporter substrate-binding protein, whose product is MLLITTALATGALTLTACGTRGDNKSGDGSKTTVVIGLDAPTTGELSALGLGIRNSAQLALDTANKTGEVKGVTFKLEALDDKALPNVGQQNATKLAGDKNVLGIVGPLNSGVAQSMQQVSKQNNVTLISPANTTPDLTQGPGWRKNNRVRQFPTYFRTATTDEVQGAFDGQYAWEKIKAKKVYVIDDQKTYGVGLASSFKDQFTKLGGKIAGTEHISPDDRDFKAVVSKVQSKSPDLVFYGGEYPASGPLSQQLKDGGVTVPLMGGDGMYSGDYIKLNKKAQGDYASSVGKPVEQLASAKKFIADYKAAGFKEAYEAYGGSTYDATWALIQAVKKVVADNGGKLPDDARAKVVQAMNTVTFDGVTGKVAFDKYGDTTNTMITAYQVDKGAWKSRFSAEFKKFDKS
- a CDS encoding ABC transporter ATP-binding protein translates to MTALLEVEDLRVAYGKIEAVKGISFTVEAGQAVTLIGTNGAGKTTTLRTLSGLLKPLAGKITFDGEPLNGVPAHKIVERGLAHSPEGRRLFPRLTIAENLQLGAFLRKDTAGIDADIHRVYDLFPILGERRKQASGTLSGGEQQMLAMGRALMSRPKLLMLDEPSMGLSPIMMQKIMETIRELRSQGTTILLVEQNAQAALSLADQGHVMEIGRIVLSGSGHRLLHDESVRKAYLGED